The Rhodothermales bacterium genome segment CGCCGCCCACGAGGGCTTCCGAGAGGTCAAAAGGAAGCACCGCCGGCTGGTTGCGCGTGACGGTGACGGGCCGGCTTTTTGTCGCCGCCACGGCCGGCCGGGCATTGGTGCCTTCCGTCTCGTAATAATTCCAGTTGTCGAACGAGGGGAGGCTGGGGATGATTTGATCTTGCGTCAACCGTTCGAGGCCGTAAGTGACGGCATCGACGTTGGTGACGTGCATGGGCAGGAACGGCTGCTCGTCGGCTTCGATGACGAGCAGGCCCTCGGGGATGCGGGCGGAGGGGACATAAGCTTTTGCCAGAAACCGGTGCTCGCCGCGGACAAGCAGCTGGCCGTGGACGTCGCGGAGGCTGTCGAGCCGGACCGTGTACCGGGTCTCCGGCGCCCAGGTGACGGGCAGGCGGTGCTCGGTGGCCACGAAGTCGTCGCGGGACTCCACGCCGGCCGGCAACGCCAGCGCCGGCTGGATGTCGAGCGCGCGGCGTACATCGCCGAAGCGGACCTCCGTCGTAAAGTGGAGCGTCACCCCTTGGGCGGGGTCCAGGTTGGTTGTGATCTCGTCGTAGTTCTCGTCCTGTTGCGTCGCCTTTACAAACGCCAACTCGGGGAAGGTGCTGAAATGGAGTTGCTCCGCGCGTGGGCTCCCGAGATTCCCCTCGGCGCCGGGCAGGCCGGCGTCGATCGATACGTAGTAATCAACCCCTTTTTCGAGCGGGGCGGTGGGGGTGAGGACGGCCGTGCTGTCGCCGGCCATGCGAAAATCGACCGGCACCGGGGCGTCGTCCGATTGCCTCCGGAGGCTCAGAAAACGAGCGTTCCCGGTTGCGTTTATGGCCTGGTTGAACGTGAGGAAGAGGCCGGCGGAAGGGTTGACGAAACGTTGGTAGGCGGTGGGGTTGGATGTCAGCAGTTGCGGGCGCGGCGTCTCGAACGTCCACACAAATGGCTCGCTCATGCGCTCCCCGTCGAGAGCGACGAGGCCGGCGGCCAGGGTGGCGGTGAACGCCGTGTTGAGCGGCAGGGGATGGGTAGGTTGGAAGACGAGCGTCTGCGTCCCTTCCCAGCGGAGGGCGCCGGCGACGGCCGGCTCAAAGGTGATCTGGCCGGTGGGTGGGGCCGGCGCTTCACCGACGGGCGCCATGGGCCGGCTGAAGGTGATGGCGATCGCCTGGGCCGGCTGAAGTTGGAGCAGCGTGCCAGACGGCGACGCGCTGATCGGACGAAGCGGTCCATCGAGCGTCGGCACAAACGCGGCGGCCGTCGCGGGAAGGTCCAGCGCGACGGATTCGATGTCGTTCTCATCCGGCCCGCCGGAGCGTCCGCACGAGAGGGTGACCAGGACCAGCAGGAGCGGGAATTTATCTAAAAGACGCATAGGTATCGTTTTCGTAGAGACGCCCCGGTGGGGCGTCTGAGATGGTCGTAAATTCCTGTAAAAAAAGCTCAACACCGTACACCTACTCGAAAAGCCGGACAGGATAGCGAAACCCCAACTACTTGAGTCATCCCGAGCTTGTCGAGGGACCTCCCGGACGATCGAGAGGTCCCTCGACAGGCTCGGGATGACTTTGGATATGGGAATTAGCGATTTTGTCCTTTAACCATACGTTCATCCTCGACAAGAAGGCCCTGCGAAGCCGGGCTAAGGGTCTCAGGAAGTCACGCGCGAAAGTACGCGTAACGTCACGGGTAAACCTGTTGTTATTCCGAAACCCGCAGCTCCCGCGGATCCGCCAACGACGGTGGTTCGAGGAGCGGGTCGATCACCAGAATGTGGGCTGGCAGGCTCCGCACCGGAGCACCTGCCAGGGTGCGGGCGCGGAGTTCGAAGGTATGGGACCCGGGCGCTAGCGTCCAGAAGGCCTCCTCCAGTGGCAGGTCTGCCGGGGCGCCGTCGATCCACCAGTTTGGCCGACCGAGGGTCTCGTTCACGACGGCCTCCAGGGGGATGCGCTGGAAGCTCCGACGGAGCACGGGGTCGATCTGGAATCGCGCGCCGGACACGGGGTAGGCGACGCGGAGGCCGGCGTCGTACGCCGGGGCATCGTCCGGGCCGGCCTGGGCCAGGGTGACTGTAGGCGGCAGCGGCAGGCCGCGGTCGCGCATCCAGCCGTGAAATTCGGGGGGGTAGACCGTGTACCGCGTGGGCTGGCGATGGGCGGGTGGCGTCGACGCGTCGGCGAGCAGTCCGCTCCGTCGGTCGATGACCACTTCGCGGTGTACCGAGCAGGTGTCCGCGGGCATCGCGCCGGCGCGCATCCACACACGCTGCCGCACGGGGCAGAAGGCGCCGAGCTGGTGGCCGCTCGCCGGGCAGACGAGCGCTTCGGCGATCCCGGCCGGCATCGCGAACGCGCCCCCAGGACCGAGGCGCTGCATAATCGACTTAAATAGTGGTCCCGCGCCCGACACGCCGCTGACACGTTGCATCGGGCTGCCATCGAAGTTGCCCACCCACACGGCCACCGTATGTGCCGGCGTGAACCCGATC includes the following:
- a CDS encoding Ig-like domain-containing protein, which codes for MRLLDKFPLLLVLVTLSCGRSGGPDENDIESVALDLPATAAAFVPTLDGPLRPISASPSGTLLQLQPAQAIAITFSRPMAPVGEAPAPPTGQITFEPAVAGALRWEGTQTLVFQPTHPLPLNTAFTATLAAGLVALDGERMSEPFVWTFETPRPQLLTSNPTAYQRFVNPSAGLFLTFNQAINATGNARFLSLRRQSDDAPVPVDFRMAGDSTAVLTPTAPLEKGVDYYVSIDAGLPGAEGNLGSPRAEQLHFSTFPELAFVKATQQDENYDEITTNLDPAQGVTLHFTTEVRFGDVRRALDIQPALALPAGVESRDDFVATEHRLPVTWAPETRYTVRLDSLRDVHGQLLVRGEHRFLAKAYVPSARIPEGLLVIEADEQPFLPMHVTNVDAVTYGLERLTQDQIIPSLPSFDNWNYYETEGTNARPAVAATKSRPVTVTRNQPAVLPFDLSEALVGG